A region of Streptomyces halobius DNA encodes the following proteins:
- the mug gene encoding G/U mismatch-specific DNA glycosylase encodes MGFTPEELQAARDRLVPDVVASGLRVLFCGINPGLMTAATGHHFARPGNRFWPVLHASGFTPRLLRPAEQEELLAHGLGITNVVARATAKADELTAEEYREGGRLLAEKVARLRPRWLAVAGVTAYRVAFGDKHAAIGPQQRTLGDTRIWALPNPSGLNAHWTPATMAEEYGRLRAAAFAEN; translated from the coding sequence ATGGGCTTCACCCCGGAGGAACTGCAGGCCGCTCGCGACCGCCTCGTCCCTGACGTGGTGGCGAGCGGTCTGCGGGTGCTGTTCTGCGGTATCAACCCGGGCCTGATGACGGCGGCCACGGGCCACCACTTCGCCCGCCCCGGCAACCGCTTCTGGCCCGTTCTGCACGCGTCCGGCTTCACGCCCCGGCTGCTCAGGCCCGCCGAGCAGGAGGAGTTGCTGGCGCATGGCCTCGGCATCACCAATGTCGTGGCGCGGGCGACCGCGAAGGCGGACGAGTTGACGGCGGAGGAGTACCGCGAGGGCGGCCGGCTGCTGGCCGAGAAGGTGGCCCGGCTGCGGCCGCGCTGGCTCGCCGTCGCGGGGGTCACGGCCTATCGCGTCGCCTTCGGCGACAAGCATGCCGCGATCGGCCCACAGCAGCGCACCCTCGGCGACACCCGTATCTGGGCACTGCCCAACCCCAGCGGCCTCAACGCCCATTGGACGCCGGCGACCATGGCGGAGGAGTACGGGCGGCTGCGCGCCGCGGCGTTCGCGGAGAACTGA
- a CDS encoding ROK family protein, translated as MGRLTGGDPSLLRRINSAVVLYALRAADSATLTALVQVTGLSRPTVEGVVEGLIEIGLVAETAAEEGGTRRQGRPARRFRFRAEAGHLLGIEIGSHRIAALLSDLGGRTLDSEQRPVDETVPADERLERVRTLVAELLRRAGVARRSLRAVGVGSPGIVEADGTVRLGTALPGWTGLPLGERLRRSFRCPVLVENDANAAAVAEHWKGVAVESDDIVFVLAGLSPGAGSLIGGRLHRGFGGAAGEIGALHLLGREATPEALLSTTGKPLTPLDEAQVAAVFALARDGDGQAREAVDRFIRRLVHDVAALVLALDPQLVVVGGWAAGLAGVLEPLRGELARYCLRPPQVALSELGEAAVSTGALRLALDHVEGELFTVEGTVTGRQGRPPVRGTSP; from the coding sequence GTGGGGCGGCTCACCGGCGGGGACCCCTCTCTGCTTCGACGGATCAACTCCGCGGTGGTGCTGTACGCGCTGCGCGCCGCGGACTCCGCCACCCTCACCGCCCTCGTCCAGGTGACCGGTCTGTCCCGGCCGACGGTCGAGGGTGTGGTCGAGGGGCTCATCGAGATTGGGCTGGTGGCCGAGACGGCCGCCGAGGAGGGCGGGACCCGGCGCCAGGGGCGGCCGGCCCGACGGTTCCGCTTCCGTGCGGAGGCCGGTCATCTGCTGGGCATCGAGATCGGCTCCCACCGCATCGCGGCGCTGCTCTCCGACCTCGGCGGGCGGACGCTGGACTCGGAGCAGCGCCCCGTGGACGAGACCGTGCCGGCCGACGAGCGGCTGGAGCGGGTGCGCACCTTGGTGGCCGAGCTGCTGCGCCGTGCCGGAGTGGCGCGTCGTTCGCTGCGGGCCGTCGGCGTGGGCAGTCCCGGCATCGTGGAGGCGGACGGCACCGTACGGCTGGGCACGGCGCTGCCCGGCTGGACCGGCCTGCCCCTGGGCGAACGGCTGCGGCGGTCCTTCCGCTGCCCCGTCCTGGTGGAGAACGACGCCAACGCCGCCGCGGTCGCCGAGCACTGGAAGGGCGTGGCGGTCGAGTCCGACGACATCGTGTTCGTGCTGGCGGGGTTGAGCCCCGGTGCCGGTTCGCTGATCGGCGGCCGGCTGCACCGGGGTTTCGGCGGGGCGGCCGGGGAGATCGGCGCGCTGCATCTGCTGGGGCGCGAGGCGACGCCGGAGGCACTGTTGTCGACGACCGGGAAGCCGCTGACGCCCCTGGACGAGGCGCAGGTGGCGGCGGTGTTCGCGCTGGCGCGGGACGGCGATGGGCAGGCGCGGGAAGCGGTGGACCGGTTCATCCGGCGGCTGGTGCACGATGTCGCTGCGCTGGTGCTGGCGCTGGACCCGCAGCTGGTGGTGGTCGGCGGCTGGGCGGCCGGACTGGCCGGTGTACTGGAGCCGCTGCGGGGGGAGTTGGCACGTTACTGCCTGCGGCCGCCGCAGGTGGCCCTCTCGGAGCTGGGCGAGGCCGCGGTGTCCACCGGGGCGCTGCGGCTCGCGCTCGACCACGTGGAGGGTGAACTCTTCACGGTGGAGGGCACAGTGACCGGGCGTCAGGGAAGGCCACCAGTGAGGGGCACGTCACCGTGA
- a CDS encoding GntR family transcriptional regulator, translating to MGTTQLETVPEPKYWHLKTVLSDALDSEFAVGEILPNERELAARFGVARATLRQALEQLELEGRLQRRRGVGTTVAPPRVGVAVDPARHTWPGAPGDDWQPVDAVETETVPASVTRLLETAPGERVHIVRRSRVTNGQPVAAELLYVPSASVPGCSGVAPVSAPARARAVLEELRKLELEGQDRTVELGSARAEDAKQLDRLPGAPVLVVTTRYVSAGRSAAVAVSTYRADTCRLTFGESDAVALLAG from the coding sequence GTGGGGACCACGCAGCTCGAAACGGTGCCGGAGCCGAAGTACTGGCACCTCAAGACCGTGCTCAGCGACGCGCTGGATTCGGAATTCGCGGTCGGTGAGATTCTTCCCAACGAGCGGGAACTGGCGGCGCGGTTCGGCGTCGCACGGGCCACGCTCCGGCAGGCGCTGGAGCAGCTGGAGCTGGAGGGCAGGCTGCAGCGCCGGCGCGGCGTGGGGACGACCGTCGCGCCGCCGCGGGTCGGCGTCGCCGTCGACCCCGCGCGCCATACGTGGCCCGGCGCGCCCGGCGACGACTGGCAGCCGGTCGACGCCGTCGAGACCGAGACGGTGCCCGCCTCGGTGACCCGGCTCCTGGAGACGGCCCCCGGCGAGCGGGTACACATCGTGCGCCGCAGCCGGGTCACCAACGGGCAGCCGGTCGCCGCCGAGTTGCTGTACGTGCCGTCGGCCTCGGTCCCCGGTTGCTCGGGGGTGGCCCCGGTCAGCGCCCCGGCCCGTGCCCGTGCCGTCCTGGAGGAGCTGCGGAAACTGGAGCTGGAGGGCCAGGACCGGACCGTCGAGCTGGGCTCGGCCCGCGCGGAGGACGCCAAGCAGCTGGACCGGCTGCCCGGTGCGCCGGTGCTGGTCGTCACCACCCGCTATGTGTCCGCGGGCCGTTCCGCTGCCGTCGCGGTCTCCACGTACCGCGCCGACACCTGCCGGCTCACGTTCGGGGAGAGCGACGCGGTCGCCCTGCTGGCGGGCTGA
- a CDS encoding aspartate/glutamate racemase family protein, translating to MLALLHTSPAHAPVFDALRDEDSPGLALRHLVHPQLLDRAREQGPQTVAEEVARVLAGAARDGARAVLCTCSTIGWVAESAESALGLPVLRVDRPMAAAAVAAGPRIAVLAALESTLGPTADLIAEEAGRAGRRVSVRTVLVPGAWQLFEAGDTAGYGAAVAAVARTVRDTDAIVLAQASMAPAAERMGADRGDGAVPVLSSPRPGLRAAAQLVAREASLSGLRTM from the coding sequence ATGCTCGCCCTGCTGCACACCTCGCCCGCCCATGCCCCGGTGTTCGACGCACTGCGCGACGAGGACTCCCCCGGGCTGGCGCTGCGTCACCTCGTACACCCCCAACTCCTCGACCGGGCAAGGGAACAGGGACCCCAAACGGTGGCGGAGGAGGTCGCCCGTGTGCTCGCCGGAGCAGCGCGCGACGGGGCGCGGGCGGTGCTGTGCACCTGCTCGACGATCGGTTGGGTCGCCGAGTCGGCCGAGTCCGCACTCGGCCTGCCCGTCCTCCGGGTGGACCGGCCGATGGCCGCGGCCGCCGTCGCCGCCGGTCCGCGGATCGCCGTGCTCGCCGCCCTGGAGAGCACGCTGGGCCCCACTGCGGACCTGATCGCGGAGGAGGCCGGCCGGGCCGGACGCCGGGTGAGCGTGCGCACGGTGCTCGTACCGGGCGCGTGGCAGCTCTTCGAGGCGGGCGATACGGCTGGCTACGGGGCGGCGGTGGCGGCAGTGGCACGGACGGTACGGGACACGGACGCGATCGTGCTGGCGCAGGCGTCCATGGCACCGGCCGCCGAGCGGATGGGGGCCGATCGCGGCGACGGCGCGGTACCGGTGCTGTCGAGCCCGCGGCCCGGACTCCGGGCCGCCGCTCAGCTCGTGGCGAGGGAGGCGAGCTTGTCCGGGTTGCGGACGATGTAG
- a CDS encoding RNA polymerase sigma-70 factor: MPNDPAPHATDVTDAAHVSDAGQAGHATEVFEEHRPVLHGVAYRMLGRVADAEDVVQDAWLRWSAADRSEVREPRAYLVRVTTRLAVDRLRHVQSRRESYVGPWLPEPLATDIGAIAPDTAERAVFTESVTLAMLVVMESLSPLERAVFVLREAFGYPYAEIAGVLDRSEAAVRQLAGRARQHVQEGRPRFEVDADRQRALTERFLAAAAGDDLEGLLSLLAADARLVGDSGGKAKAPLRIIESPDKVARFLIGVARTAPPGWEVTLLELNGGIAVLMHHGGKPDSVVQLDIEDGRIQTVYIVRNPDKLASLATS; encoded by the coding sequence GTGCCGAACGATCCCGCGCCCCATGCCACCGACGTCACGGACGCCGCCCACGTCAGCGATGCCGGCCAGGCCGGTCACGCCACCGAGGTCTTCGAAGAGCACCGGCCCGTGCTGCACGGCGTCGCCTACCGCATGCTCGGCCGGGTGGCCGACGCCGAGGACGTCGTCCAGGACGCGTGGCTGCGCTGGTCGGCCGCCGACCGTTCCGAGGTCCGTGAGCCGCGTGCCTATCTGGTGCGTGTCACCACCCGGCTGGCCGTCGACCGCCTCCGGCACGTCCAGTCGCGCCGCGAGTCCTATGTGGGGCCCTGGCTGCCGGAGCCGCTCGCCACCGACATCGGGGCCATCGCCCCGGACACCGCGGAGCGGGCGGTGTTCACCGAGTCCGTCACCCTCGCCATGCTCGTCGTCATGGAATCGCTCTCGCCTCTGGAGCGCGCGGTGTTCGTCCTGCGGGAAGCCTTCGGCTATCCGTACGCGGAGATCGCCGGCGTCCTTGACCGGAGCGAGGCCGCGGTACGCCAACTGGCGGGCCGGGCCCGGCAGCATGTCCAGGAAGGCAGGCCGCGCTTCGAGGTCGACGCCGACCGGCAGCGCGCTCTGACCGAGCGGTTCCTGGCCGCGGCGGCCGGCGACGACCTGGAGGGGCTGCTGAGCCTGCTGGCCGCGGACGCGCGGCTGGTCGGGGACAGCGGAGGGAAGGCCAAGGCCCCGCTGCGGATCATCGAGTCCCCCGACAAGGTCGCCCGCTTCCTGATCGGCGTTGCCAGGACCGCCCCTCCCGGTTGGGAGGTCACCCTGCTCGAACTCAACGGCGGAATCGCGGTGTTGATGCACCACGGCGGCAAGCCGGACAGCGTCGTCCAGCTCGACATCGAGGACGGCCGGATCCAGACGGTCTACATCGTCCGCAACCCGGACAAGCTCGCCTCCCTCGCCACGAGCTGA
- a CDS encoding alpha/beta fold hydrolase, whose amino-acid sequence MAASVSFARVRTADRPPFTVAYERKGSGEPVVLLHGIGHHLQAWRPVCDILAASHEVIAVDLPGFGASPALPDGSSYDLETVVPLLAAAFTELELERPHVVGNSLGGLLALQLGRAKAVRSVTALSPAGFWTHTERRYAFGVLRGMYAGAQALPQPVVETLARTVIGRASLTGSIYAHPGRRSAEAVVAETRALREAPGFARTLAAGRDVRFTDDVPDVPVTIGWGSRDRLLPRRQGVRAKHTIPGARLVRLPGCGHVPMNDDPALVARVVLDTVA is encoded by the coding sequence ATGGCCGCCTCGGTCTCCTTCGCCCGTGTCCGCACCGCGGACCGGCCGCCGTTCACGGTCGCGTACGAGCGCAAGGGTTCCGGCGAACCCGTCGTTCTGCTGCACGGCATCGGTCACCATCTCCAGGCGTGGCGGCCGGTCTGCGACATCCTCGCCGCCTCGCACGAGGTCATCGCCGTCGACCTGCCCGGCTTCGGCGCCTCGCCCGCGCTGCCGGACGGCTCCTCGTACGACCTGGAGACGGTGGTGCCGCTGCTCGCCGCGGCCTTCACGGAGCTGGAACTGGAGCGCCCGCATGTGGTGGGGAACTCACTGGGCGGGCTGCTGGCCCTGCAGTTGGGCCGCGCGAAGGCCGTACGGTCGGTCACCGCGCTCTCGCCCGCGGGCTTTTGGACGCACACCGAGCGCCGTTACGCGTTCGGGGTGCTGCGGGGCATGTACGCCGGAGCGCAGGCGCTGCCGCAGCCGGTGGTGGAGACGCTGGCACGGACCGTCATAGGGCGGGCGTCGCTGACCGGCTCCATCTACGCCCACCCTGGGCGCCGTTCGGCCGAGGCGGTGGTGGCGGAGACCCGGGCGCTGCGCGAGGCACCCGGGTTCGCGCGGACGCTGGCGGCCGGCCGAGACGTGCGGTTCACCGATGATGTGCCGGACGTCCCGGTGACGATCGGCTGGGGCAGCCGGGACCGGCTGCTGCCACGCCGTCAGGGCGTGCGCGCCAAGCACACGATTCCGGGCGCCCGGCTCGTGCGCCTCCCGGGCTGCGGACATGTGCCGATGAACGACGATCCGGCGCTGGTGGCGCGGGTCGTCCTCGACACGGTCGCCTGA